One Mycoavidus sp. HKI genomic region harbors:
- the waaF gene encoding lipopolysaccharide heptosyltransferase II, with product MQRVLIIAPNWIGDALMAQPLFILLKKLHPRIILDAVAPNWVAPILQQMPEIDHIYPTQLAHRKVQLWQRWQLAQTLRTVQYDAAYVLPNSAKSALLPWLAHIPLRIGYHGEHRYGLVNVRHLNPRKNAQRPTMVRHYAALAYAPRAQLPDELPLPHITLDPHKAALVAQRFMLTAQAPLIAFCPGAEYGSAKRWPVEHFATLAQLITYAFPYAQIVTLGSAQDAPLGALITAHAPHVRNLCGQTTLNDACALIASASAVVSNDSGLMHIAAALRRPLLALYGSSDPRHTPPLTDTARVQWLHLECSPCFARECPLGHLNCLRQLKPEHIFEQLREMLLIKS from the coding sequence ATGCAACGCGTACTCATTATCGCTCCCAATTGGATTGGCGATGCGCTCATGGCGCAACCCCTTTTCATTTTGCTTAAGAAGCTGCATCCACGCATCATTCTAGATGCGGTCGCACCAAACTGGGTGGCGCCAATACTGCAGCAGATGCCGGAAATCGACCACATCTACCCCACCCAGCTCGCTCATAGAAAAGTACAATTATGGCAACGCTGGCAGCTTGCGCAGACGCTGCGCACAGTCCAGTATGACGCCGCTTATGTGCTACCCAATTCAGCCAAATCCGCTTTACTCCCATGGCTTGCGCACATTCCGCTGCGCATTGGCTATCATGGTGAGCACCGTTATGGGCTCGTCAATGTGCGCCACCTCAATCCGCGCAAAAACGCACAGCGGCCAACCATGGTGCGACACTATGCAGCACTGGCCTATGCCCCACGCGCGCAGTTGCCAGATGAGTTGCCGCTGCCGCACATCACGCTCGATCCGCACAAAGCAGCGCTTGTTGCACAACGCTTCATGCTGACTGCACAGGCACCTCTTATCGCATTTTGTCCGGGCGCTGAATACGGCAGTGCCAAACGCTGGCCGGTCGAACATTTTGCTACGCTTGCCCAACTCATTACCTATGCTTTTCCTTATGCGCAAATTGTTACGCTTGGCTCAGCACAAGATGCGCCACTTGGCGCACTCATCACCGCACATGCGCCCCATGTACGCAATTTATGCGGACAAACCACACTGAACGATGCATGCGCCTTAATTGCCAGCGCCAGCGCCGTAGTCAGCAATGATTCCGGGCTGATGCACATTGCTGCCGCGTTGCGCCGGCCGCTACTGGCCCTTTACGGTTCAAGCGACCCACGCCATACCCCTCCCCTAACTGACACCGCGCGAGTACAATGGTTACATCTCGAGTGCAGTCCGTGTTTTGCGCGCGAATGCCCATTGGGGCATTTGAACTGCTTGCGCCAACTCAAACCAGAACATATATTCGAGCAATTACGTGAAATGCTGCTGATCAAGAGTTAA
- a CDS encoding phosphoglycerate kinase gives MPQILCLTDLIAAGKLTGKRVFIRADLNVPRDAAGQITDDTRIRASIPAMTAALAAGAAVMVTSHLGRPIEGQLKPEDSLAAVAQRLGELLGRTVPLIRDWVEEGVELAPGQLVLLENCRANLGEKKNSDTLAQKMAALCDIYINDAFGTAHRAQASTHGIAKYAPIAAAGPLLAGELSALARALEQPKRPLVAIVAGSKVSTKLTILKSLAHKVDQLIVGGGIANTFLLAAGLPIGKSLAEADLLSEAKAIMELMQQRGASVPMPLDVVTAKTFSASAQPEIKPAHAVAEDDLILDLGPASMSQLTALLAKAGTIVWNGPVGVFEFDAFGDGTKALAQAIATSDAFSIAGGGDTLAAIAKYGISDQIDYISTGGGAFLEFLEGKALPAVEVLMTRSVSGT, from the coding sequence ATGCCCCAAATTCTGTGTCTTACTGATTTGATTGCTGCTGGTAAACTGACTGGCAAGCGGGTGTTTATCCGTGCTGATCTCAATGTGCCGCGCGATGCAGCCGGTCAGATCACCGACGATACCCGCATCCGTGCTTCTATACCCGCTATGACTGCAGCCTTGGCTGCAGGTGCGGCGGTTATGGTGACCTCTCACCTGGGTCGGCCCATTGAAGGCCAACTTAAACCGGAAGATTCTTTAGCGGCTGTTGCCCAACGGTTAGGCGAACTCCTTGGCCGTACTGTGCCATTGATCCGTGATTGGGTCGAAGAAGGCGTTGAGCTTGCCCCGGGGCAGTTGGTTTTACTAGAAAATTGCCGGGCAAACCTAGGAGAAAAAAAGAATTCGGACACACTCGCCCAGAAAATGGCGGCGCTGTGCGATATTTATATTAATGATGCATTTGGCACGGCACATCGCGCCCAAGCGTCAACGCATGGCATCGCAAAATATGCGCCAATCGCAGCCGCGGGGCCTCTCCTAGCTGGTGAATTAAGTGCGCTTGCACGCGCGCTTGAACAACCCAAGCGACCGTTAGTGGCAATCGTTGCAGGTTCAAAAGTATCGACCAAACTCACCATTTTGAAGTCACTGGCACATAAGGTTGACCAACTGATTGTGGGCGGCGGCATTGCTAATACGTTTTTGCTGGCTGCTGGTTTGCCGATTGGCAAATCGCTGGCTGAAGCTGATTTACTGAGTGAAGCTAAGGCAATCATGGAATTGATGCAGCAACGTGGCGCATCAGTACCTATGCCGCTGGATGTGGTGACTGCAAAAACATTTAGCGCCAGTGCGCAACCTGAAATCAAACCGGCGCACGCGGTGGCTGAAGATGACTTAATTCTCGATCTGGGCCCAGCTAGCATGAGCCAACTGACGGCGCTGCTGGCTAAGGCTGGTACGATAGTATGGAATGGGCCAGTGGGCGTGTTTGAGTTTGATGCCTTCGGTGACGGCACAAAAGCGCTGGCGCAAGCGATTGCAACCTCTGATGCGTTTTCAATCGCAGGGGGGGGCGATACACTAGCCGCGATCGCAAAATACGGTATCTCTGATCAAATAGATTATATTTCAACTGGCGGCGGCGCTTTTCTTGAATTTCTTGAAGGTAAAGCACTGCCTGCTGTAGAGGTACTCATGACTCGCTCAGTATCTGGAACCTGA
- a CDS encoding zinc-finger domain-containing protein yields MTQIPLLEVNIDELPMYCPNPQMPHWSSHPRVFIDLSHGEASCPYCGTRYVLRHSEVITRLA; encoded by the coding sequence ATGACGCAAATACCACTGCTTGAAGTTAATATAGACGAACTCCCAATGTATTGTCCGAATCCCCAAATGCCTCACTGGAGTTCGCACCCACGTGTTTTTATCGACCTGAGCCATGGCGAGGCGAGTTGCCCCTATTGCGGTACACGTTATGTACTGCGCCATAGCGAAGTGATTACCCGCCTGGCTTAG
- a CDS encoding DEAD/DEAH box helicase has translation MPPAVTHFAQKISRYFMDFLRTDFKKSAAPRRKIQLQTEAGLRCGIPLRQYSTLLSAIWKQLAAPMVNLKPLRIGRNRYTTPISPVLKNLVNQQIDALDGAIFNAVHDDTLARATDLRERATQNPEAFVDEVISSFAEAVSKRVIHPLLSLLNESFQQQSYAALESIFEVEHDLVESLCAATISNLPIALNTFIVTGKLEPVQAVLTEFFVATDARTQLKAFFDDFAAADAYQALRDLWQTMRTGDNLAFYIYLCELRFDKFAFPLFYIPVQLNLDEKTSEYVLELNPHLYTNRDAVDFILQELKPGAGQSACFPIAQRIIYPLASASFLDEISHIVTKITPVLDLSGAFDVRLPTLETIRSSQLKLSKASYLSVFDKSDESQVNDYEALLTATGADQNEVNQLFNDIIQRFITEEPQSIWREVEETWENTPIVDRLVGRSPIPLNEEQRKILAALAHPACRFVTVQGPPGTGKSHTITAIAFDSIVSARSLLILSDKKEALDVVEDKLQTALASVRQDDDFPNPILRLGKAGNSYPRLVSSAAVEKIKTYWKVTKGQAERLADETAAQDAAVRADVAQTITAYSSVTLKDLARLRTLEGHITPHISGLLPLLQTPLSADAVQRLAADLLSSDERIEASRFIASHLAAGSLLEIVSTLQATALLTQLSDVWSMRHSLALFAPLGMAEYAALERFILAYHAIRKPIVGFLFSRAQAQALDQQLANELPCVRPLAFHKQLSKLREVHLILTRIAKTLQQTPSSPDLMRSVYHVLLNSSTPPASVSKAGRWLEALSLLAGEHSILPKLMEPGALKEFKAAPHMYSAQNVQALLDLLHNVSEYSLLWQTSGAIIRSAPSFNYVREMERLAQLHTTRMSSEIDGRFLNFIDDKSATAKTLAEVIKAKQKFPVAAFDALTQAFPVIIASIRDFAEYVPLKHGVFDLVVIDEASQVSIAQAFPALLRAKKVVVLGDQRQFSNVKSSQASLAMNNGYRSELEAYFRIHISDAADRIQRLKQFDVKKSVLEFFELIANYRSMLKKHFRGYQALISLSSKFFYDNALQAIKVRSKPINQILEFSWVTPANTHEPYRNVNSAEGEFIVALLRTMIDEANPHSVAIITPFREQQQYLAKTIFHDPYASQFEQCLRLKIMTFDTCQGEERDLVIYSMVAVPSHDSLNYIFPLTLEDIAERAEDALKVQRLNVGFSRAKEKMHFVLSKPIEHYKGSIGQVLAHYQSILQRDRTDQASSPAQSNSPLAQKVLGWLLATPFYQLNQDEIEIVSPFPVSVYLQQLDPSYQHPVRRIDLLLRFYGGQKTVNAVLEYDDFEENAAQNGNSDHSSLSPTYYRTQDIEQQFILESYGYTFIRLNRFNLGEDPVQALSERLFALVDATRHVAHAAVVTDIHSGIKELDDGSAKICRRCQEIRNKEAFFDQTLSAGQGGYGHICSVCKAQRKKRRLG, from the coding sequence ATGCCTCCAGCTGTTACCCATTTTGCGCAAAAAATAAGCCGCTACTTCATGGATTTTCTGCGCACAGATTTTAAAAAATCTGCTGCCCCGCGCCGGAAAATCCAACTACAAACTGAGGCTGGACTTCGTTGTGGCATACCATTGCGACAATACTCCACTTTGCTTAGCGCAATTTGGAAACAACTTGCCGCGCCAATGGTCAATTTAAAACCCCTGCGCATTGGACGTAACCGTTACACCACGCCGATTAGTCCGGTCTTAAAAAATCTCGTCAATCAGCAGATTGACGCTCTTGACGGCGCCATTTTTAACGCGGTACACGATGACACGCTAGCACGCGCCACCGACTTACGTGAGCGCGCTACGCAAAATCCGGAGGCCTTCGTTGATGAAGTGATCTCGTCTTTCGCTGAAGCAGTGTCAAAGCGAGTGATTCATCCACTCTTGAGCCTGCTCAACGAATCATTTCAACAACAAAGTTATGCGGCGCTTGAATCTATTTTTGAGGTAGAACATGATTTAGTTGAGTCACTATGCGCTGCAACGATCAGCAACCTGCCCATCGCACTCAACACTTTCATTGTCACTGGCAAGCTTGAACCTGTCCAGGCCGTTCTCACAGAGTTTTTTGTTGCGACTGACGCACGCACCCAGCTAAAAGCATTTTTTGATGACTTTGCAGCCGCAGACGCATATCAAGCACTACGCGATCTCTGGCAAACGATGCGCACGGGCGATAACCTAGCCTTTTATATTTATCTGTGCGAGCTACGCTTTGATAAGTTTGCCTTTCCTCTTTTTTATATTCCAGTCCAACTTAACCTAGATGAAAAAACCAGCGAATATGTGCTGGAACTTAACCCGCATCTGTATACCAATCGTGATGCAGTTGATTTCATCTTACAAGAACTCAAGCCCGGCGCAGGCCAGTCAGCGTGTTTCCCGATTGCGCAGCGAATTATTTATCCGCTGGCAAGCGCCAGTTTCTTGGATGAAATAAGCCATATTGTCACTAAAATAACGCCCGTTCTTGATTTATCTGGGGCATTTGATGTGCGTTTACCCACCTTGGAAACCATCAGATCGAGCCAGCTTAAATTATCCAAAGCCTCTTATTTATCGGTTTTTGATAAAAGCGATGAAAGTCAGGTCAACGATTATGAAGCGCTGTTAACAGCAACCGGCGCGGATCAAAACGAGGTCAACCAGCTTTTTAACGACATCATCCAACGTTTCATTACCGAAGAGCCCCAGTCCATTTGGCGAGAAGTTGAAGAGACATGGGAAAACACGCCGATTGTCGACCGTCTAGTGGGCCGCTCGCCGATCCCACTGAATGAAGAGCAACGCAAAATCTTAGCCGCGCTGGCTCACCCTGCTTGCCGTTTTGTTACGGTACAAGGGCCGCCCGGCACAGGCAAATCGCACACCATCACTGCAATTGCATTTGACAGTATTGTGTCGGCCCGCTCACTGCTTATTCTGTCAGACAAAAAAGAAGCGCTGGACGTCGTCGAAGATAAATTGCAAACAGCACTCGCCAGTGTACGGCAAGATGATGACTTTCCAAATCCAATCCTACGTTTAGGTAAAGCGGGAAATTCGTACCCACGCCTGGTGTCGTCAGCGGCCGTTGAAAAAATCAAGACATATTGGAAGGTCACAAAGGGACAAGCTGAACGCTTGGCGGATGAAACAGCCGCACAAGATGCCGCTGTGCGCGCGGACGTGGCGCAAACCATTACCGCTTATTCATCGGTCACACTAAAAGATCTGGCACGCCTACGCACCCTTGAAGGGCACATTACTCCACATATATCAGGGCTTTTACCGTTATTGCAAACACCGCTCTCAGCGGATGCAGTTCAGCGTTTAGCAGCAGATTTGCTGTCAAGTGATGAGCGGATTGAAGCCAGTCGCTTTATCGCCAGCCACCTCGCGGCGGGTTCTTTACTTGAGATTGTGTCTACATTGCAAGCCACCGCGCTATTGACCCAGTTGAGTGACGTTTGGTCAATGCGCCACAGCCTGGCACTGTTTGCCCCGCTGGGCATGGCCGAATATGCAGCATTAGAAAGATTTATTCTGGCGTATCACGCGATCCGCAAACCCATTGTGGGCTTTCTGTTTTCACGGGCACAAGCTCAAGCCCTTGACCAACAACTCGCCAACGAGTTGCCTTGCGTGCGACCCTTAGCATTTCATAAACAGCTCAGCAAGCTACGTGAAGTCCATCTGATTCTGACACGCATTGCGAAAACCTTACAGCAAACGCCGTCATCGCCAGACCTAATGCGCTCGGTCTATCATGTATTGCTTAATTCCAGCACGCCCCCAGCAAGCGTCAGTAAAGCTGGGCGTTGGTTAGAAGCGCTCTCGTTGCTTGCCGGAGAACACTCGATCTTGCCAAAGCTGATGGAACCTGGCGCGTTAAAAGAATTCAAAGCCGCCCCGCATATGTACTCTGCGCAAAACGTGCAGGCGTTACTGGATCTGCTGCATAACGTCTCCGAGTACAGCCTGCTATGGCAAACGTCCGGAGCCATTATCCGTAGCGCGCCCTCTTTTAACTATGTCAGAGAGATGGAACGATTAGCGCAACTTCATACCACCCGCATGAGTAGCGAAATCGACGGGCGCTTTCTAAACTTTATCGATGATAAAAGTGCAACTGCAAAGACCTTAGCGGAAGTCATCAAAGCCAAACAGAAATTTCCAGTCGCAGCCTTTGATGCACTCACGCAAGCGTTTCCAGTCATTATTGCCAGTATTCGTGACTTTGCCGAATATGTACCCCTGAAGCACGGTGTGTTTGATCTAGTGGTGATTGATGAAGCATCGCAAGTCTCTATTGCACAGGCATTTCCGGCGTTATTGCGGGCCAAAAAAGTGGTTGTACTTGGCGACCAACGGCAGTTTAGCAATGTCAAATCCAGTCAGGCAAGTTTGGCGATGAACAATGGCTATCGTTCAGAACTGGAAGCCTATTTTAGGATTCATATCAGTGATGCAGCTGACCGGATCCAGCGGCTTAAGCAGTTCGACGTCAAAAAATCTGTGCTTGAATTTTTCGAACTGATTGCCAATTACAGGAGCATGTTAAAAAAGCACTTTCGAGGCTATCAAGCGCTGATTTCATTGAGTTCAAAATTTTTCTATGATAATGCGCTGCAAGCGATTAAGGTACGCAGTAAACCAATCAATCAAATTCTCGAATTCTCGTGGGTAACGCCTGCCAATACCCACGAGCCTTACCGCAACGTCAATTCCGCCGAAGGCGAGTTCATCGTCGCTTTATTGCGCACAATGATTGATGAGGCCAATCCGCACAGCGTCGCCATCATTACGCCATTTCGTGAACAGCAGCAATATTTGGCGAAAACAATTTTTCATGATCCTTATGCCAGCCAGTTTGAACAGTGCTTGCGCCTTAAGATTATGACCTTTGACACCTGCCAGGGTGAAGAACGTGACCTCGTAATTTATTCAATGGTAGCCGTGCCGAGCCACGATTCACTGAATTATATTTTCCCGCTCACCCTTGAGGATATCGCCGAACGGGCAGAAGATGCCCTTAAAGTGCAGCGCCTTAACGTTGGCTTCTCACGTGCTAAAGAGAAGATGCATTTTGTTCTTTCTAAGCCTATCGAACACTATAAGGGCTCCATTGGCCAAGTTCTGGCGCACTATCAAAGCATACTGCAACGGGATAGAACGGACCAAGCAAGCTCCCCTGCGCAATCAAATTCACCACTCGCTCAAAAAGTACTAGGATGGTTGCTGGCGACGCCGTTTTATCAGCTTAATCAAGATGAGATTGAAATTGTCTCGCCCTTTCCAGTGAGCGTTTACTTGCAGCAGCTCGACCCTTCGTACCAGCATCCCGTCAGGCGGATTGATCTCTTACTGCGTTTTTATGGCGGACAAAAAACCGTGAATGCGGTCTTAGAATATGATGATTTTGAAGAAAATGCCGCCCAAAACGGCAACTCAGACCATTCCTCCCTGTCGCCCACCTATTACCGCACCCAAGATATTGAACAGCAATTCATCTTAGAATCCTATGGCTACACCTTTATTAGGCTGAATCGCTTTAATCTGGGTGAAGATCCGGTACAAGCGCTCTCTGAGCGCTTGTTCGCTTTAGTGGACGCCACCCGTCACGTTGCTCATGCAGCCGTGGTGACGGACATTCATAGTGGTATTAAAGAGCTCGACGATGGCAGCGCAAAGATTTGCCGCCGCTGCCAAGAAATTAGAAACAAAGAGGCTTTTTTTGATCAGACGCTCAGTGCAGGGCAAGGGGGATATGGGCATATTTGTAGCGTATGCAAAGCGCAACGAAAAAAACGGCGTTTGGGCTAA
- a CDS encoding nuclear transport factor 2 family protein — MPSFTRPFDTAIDTLHAYYHALADSKLEDLMALWIDEDAVSFISVDGILFNGLDTIRYHLAQQFEYGLPKIAVLDTRSYESPGTAIYVVTEAHNPVNQDEQPKLVLTTYVLVQECGKWRVAHIHASPMPEQAASLFTNGLEQNQGSLH; from the coding sequence ATGCCTTCCTTCACTCGCCCATTCGATACGGCTATTGATACGCTGCACGCGTATTACCACGCGCTGGCTGACAGCAAGCTTGAAGACCTCATGGCGCTTTGGATCGATGAAGACGCGGTCAGTTTCATTAGCGTGGATGGCATTCTTTTTAATGGTTTGGATACGATTCGCTACCATTTGGCTCAGCAATTTGAATATGGCCTCCCTAAGATCGCAGTGCTCGATACGCGTTCTTATGAAAGCCCAGGTACCGCAATCTATGTCGTGACCGAAGCCCATAATCCGGTTAACCAAGATGAGCAACCCAAATTGGTGCTGACAACTTATGTTTTAGTCCAGGAATGCGGAAAATGGAGAGTCGCACATATTCATGCCAGTCCAATGCCTGAGCAGGCGGCTTCGCTTTTTACCAATGGCCTCGAGCAAAATCAAGGGTCTTTGCACTAA